A section of the Acinetobacter piscicola genome encodes:
- a CDS encoding plasmid replication DNA-binding protein produces the protein MAKLSLSEVSKKFHIDRSTIYRAVRNGRLSRSSDGQFDLSEVIRCFGEPEQTSQQIESSTSDSDESTKKLIIHLENEVKKYQEREERLMQQIDRMQTLIELKTVAPATAAPQQDATACDTDMPQHATTQQDNDNKKNNELNIVENVAVPQQETTAYHTQTLQHATLQNVAVPQHKKRGLFGRVLNAVFDHD, from the coding sequence ATGGCTAAGTTATCGCTAAGTGAAGTATCTAAAAAATTTCATATTGATAGGTCAACCATTTACAGAGCTGTACGTAATGGGCGTTTATCACGCTCTAGTGATGGTCAATTTGACCTTTCGGAAGTGATTAGATGCTTTGGGGAGCCTGAGCAAACATCTCAACAAATTGAATCTTCTACATCAGATAGCGATGAATCTACAAAAAAACTCATTATTCATTTAGAAAATGAAGTTAAAAAATACCAAGAACGTGAAGAGCGTTTAATGCAGCAAATCGACCGTATGCAGACGCTTATTGAGTTAAAAACTGTTGCACCCGCCACGGCAGCGCCACAACAAGATGCTACGGCATGCGACACCGATATGCCACAGCATGCGACAACACAACAAGACAATGATAATAAAAAGAATAATGAATTAAATATTGTAGAAAACGTGGCAGTGCCACAGCAAGAAACTACGGCATACCACACCCAAACGCTACAGCATGCCACGTTGCAAAATGTGGCAGTGCCACAACACAAAAAACGTGGATTATTTGGCCGTGTGCTAAATGCTGTTTTTGATCATGACTGA
- a CDS encoding SMR family transporter, with protein sequence MNSVLLAYVLLGFAIVSEVIGSSFLVKSEGFTKLFPSVMVFIFFSTAFYLLSQVIKTIPLGIAYAIWAGVGIVLTAVVGYFVFKQTLDNPALIGIGFIVSGVIIINLFSQSAGH encoded by the coding sequence ATGAACAGTGTGTTACTCGCTTATGTATTACTTGGATTTGCAATAGTTTCCGAAGTGATTGGAAGTAGTTTTTTAGTTAAATCGGAAGGGTTTACAAAACTTTTTCCAAGCGTGATGGTCTTTATTTTTTTTAGCACGGCATTTTATTTATTATCACAAGTTATTAAAACAATCCCTTTAGGTATCGCATACGCTATATGGGCTGGTGTTGGGATTGTTCTAACTGCTGTAGTTGGCTACTTTGTTTTTAAACAGACACTAGATAATCCTGCTTTAATTGGAATTGGTTTTATCGTATCTGGCGTAATAATTATTAATTTATTTTCGCAATCAGCAGGTCATTAA
- a CDS encoding TetR/AcrR family transcriptional regulator: MKEIRQQKKQPEVIRKRILEQATILVSQKGISGVSIQNIATAVGITKGGVFHHFPNKKNLIEEMFNQIILDLDQTVEYLIKRDPTEYGKFTRAYIHSSFIHQIDGVVSAWSALSMTMITEPTFNKIWMEWLKNRLSQHAETDSHPDLELLRLAADGLWLQSITGVIDDEQCSKLEDDLLNRTYLT, translated from the coding sequence GTGAAAGAAATTCGGCAACAAAAGAAGCAACCAGAGGTTATTCGAAAGCGCATCCTTGAACAGGCAACTATTCTTGTTTCTCAAAAGGGTATTTCTGGTGTTTCTATTCAAAATATTGCTACAGCAGTAGGTATAACAAAAGGGGGGGTATTTCACCATTTCCCGAATAAAAAAAATTTGATAGAAGAAATGTTCAATCAAATAATTCTTGATTTAGATCAAACAGTTGAATACTTGATTAAACGCGATCCAACAGAATATGGTAAATTCACACGAGCTTATATTCATAGTTCTTTTATCCATCAAATAGATGGGGTGGTTTCTGCTTGGTCAGCGTTATCAATGACTATGATCACAGAGCCTACCTTTAATAAAATTTGGATGGAATGGCTAAAAAATAGATTATCTCAACATGCAGAAACGGATAGTCATCCTGATTTAGAGTTACTTCGTTTAGCAGCAGATGGGTTGTGGCTACAAAGTATTACCGGAGTCATTGATGATGAGCAATGTTCAAAATTAGAAGACGATCTGCTTAATCGAACCTATTTAACATAA
- a CDS encoding IS6 family transposase, which yields MNPFHGRHFQGEIILWAVRWYCKYGISYRELQEMLAERGVNVDHTTIYRWVQRYAPEMEKRLRWYWRNPTDRHLWHLDETYVKVNGKWAYLYRAVDQRGHTLDFYLSARRNTHSAYCFLGKILNNVKKWQIPQVINTDKAPTYGRALSRLKREGKCPPDLEHRQIKYKNNVIECDHGKLKRIIRATLGFKSMKTAYATIKGIEVMRALRKGQASSFYYGQPQGEVCLINRVFGL from the coding sequence ATGAATCCCTTCCACGGTCGGCACTTTCAAGGTGAAATCATTCTTTGGGCTGTTCGTTGGTATTGTAAATATGGCATCAGCTATCGTGAACTTCAGGAAATGCTGGCCGAACGTGGAGTGAATGTTGATCACACCACAATTTATCGCTGGGTTCAGCGTTATGCTCCAGAAATGGAAAAACGTTTACGTTGGTATTGGCGTAATCCTACAGATCGACATTTATGGCATCTGGATGAAACTTACGTAAAAGTGAATGGCAAATGGGCATATCTATACCGTGCAGTTGACCAACGTGGCCATACTCTTGATTTCTATCTTTCTGCTAGACGAAATACCCATTCAGCTTATTGTTTTCTTGGAAAAATTTTAAATAATGTGAAGAAGTGGCAAATTCCACAAGTGATCAACACGGATAAAGCACCCACATATGGACGTGCTTTATCACGGTTAAAACGGGAAGGTAAATGTCCACCAGACCTTGAGCACAGGCAGATTAAGTATAAAAATAACGTGATTGAATGTGATCATGGCAAGCTAAAGCGGATCATCAGGGCCACATTAGGATTCAAATCTATGAAGACGGCTTATGCCACAATTAAAGGTATTGAAGTCATGCGTGCACTACGTAAAGGACAAGCATCGTCATTTTATTATGGTCAGCCTCAGGGTGAAGTGTGTCTAATCAACAGGGTTTTCGGTCTCTAA
- the floR gene encoding chloramphenicol/florfenicol efflux MFS transporter FloR, with the protein MTTTRPAWAYTLPAALLLMAPFDILASLAMDIYLPVVPAMPGILNTTPAMIQLTLSLYMVMLGVGQVIFGPLSDRIGRRPILLAGATAFVIASLGAAWSSTAPAFVAFRLLQAVGASAMLVATFATVRDVYANRPEGVVIYGLFSSMLAFVPALGPIAGVLIGEFLGWQAIFITLAILAMLALLNAGFRWHETRPLDQVKTRRSVLPIFASPAFWVYTVGFSAGMGTYFVFFSTAPRVLIGQAEYSEIGFSFAFATVALVMIVTTRFAKSFVARWGIAGCVARGMALLVCGAVLLGIGELYGSPSFLTFILPMWVVAVGIVFTVSVTANGALAEFDDIAGSAVAFYFCVQSLIVSIVGTLAVALLNGDTAWPVICYATAMAVLVSLGLVLLRLRGAATEKSPVV; encoded by the coding sequence ATGACCACCACACGCCCCGCGTGGGCCTATACGCTGCCGGCAGCACTGCTGCTGATGGCTCCTTTCGACATCCTCGCTTCACTGGCGATGGATATTTATCTCCCTGTCGTTCCAGCGATGCCCGGCATCCTGAACACGACGCCCGCTATGATCCAACTCACGTTGAGCCTCTATATGGTGATGCTCGGCGTGGGCCAGGTGATTTTTGGTCCGCTCTCAGACAGAATCGGGCGACGGCCAATTCTACTTGCGGGCGCAACGGCTTTCGTCATTGCGTCTCTGGGAGCAGCTTGGTCTTCAACTGCACCGGCCTTTGTCGCTTTCCGTCTACTTCAAGCAGTGGGCGCGTCGGCCATGCTGGTGGCGACGTTCGCGACGGTTCGCGACGTTTATGCCAACCGTCCTGAGGGTGTCGTCATCTACGGCCTTTTCAGTTCGATGCTGGCGTTCGTGCCTGCGCTCGGCCCTATCGCCGGAGTATTGATCGGCGAGTTCTTGGGATGGCAGGCGATATTCATTACTTTGGCTATACTGGCGATGCTCGCACTCCTAAATGCGGGTTTCAGGTGGCACGAAACCCGCCCTCTGGATCAAGTCAAGACGCGCCGATCTGTCTTGCCGATCTTCGCGAGTCCGGCTTTTTGGGTTTACACTGTCGGCTTTAGCGCCGGTATGGGCACCTACTTCGTCTTCTTCTCGACGGCTCCCCGTGTGCTCATAGGCCAAGCGGAATATTCCGAGATCGGATTCAGCTTTGCCTTCGCCACTGTCGCGCTTGTAATGATCGTGACAACCCGTTTCGCGAAGTCCTTTGTCGCCAGATGGGGCATCGCAGGATGCGTGGCGCGTGGGATGGCGTTGCTTGTTTGCGGAGCGGTCCTGTTGGGGATCGGCGAACTTTACGGCTCGCCGTCATTCCTCACCTTCATCCTACCGATGTGGGTTGTCGCGGTCGGTATTGTCTTCACGGTGTCCGTTACCGCGAACGGCGCTTTGGCAGAGTTCGACGACATCGCGGGATCAGCGGTCGCGTTCTACTTCTGCGTTCAAAGCCTGATAGTCAGCATTGTCGGGACATTGGCGGTGGCACTTTTAAACGGTGACACAGCGTGGCCCGTGATCTGTTACGCCACGGCGATGGCGGTACTGGTTTCGTTGGGGCTGGTGCTCCTTCGGCTCCGTGGGGCTGCCACCGAGAAGTCGCCAGTCGTCTAA
- a CDS encoding recombinase family protein, which produces MPNQVGYIRVSSTEQNTERQLDGISLDKTFTEKASGGSRERPQLNAMLDYLREGDTVHVHSIDRLARNTNDLNEIVNSLNDRGITIIFHKENLTFSHDVAQSAINKLMFQMLAAFAEFERSMIRERQKEGIAKAKAKGLYKGRKRKVDYVEIRKAMAEENSTFRGVAEKFKVGIATVQRALKEETNNQ; this is translated from the coding sequence ATGCCTAATCAGGTCGGATATATTCGAGTCAGTTCAACTGAACAAAATACTGAACGTCAATTAGATGGAATCAGCCTGGATAAGACCTTTACTGAAAAGGCAAGCGGTGGTAGCCGTGAACGTCCTCAGTTAAATGCAATGCTCGACTATCTGCGTGAAGGTGATACGGTGCATGTTCATAGTATTGATCGTCTGGCACGTAATACAAATGATCTGAACGAAATTGTGAATAGTCTGAATGATCGTGGTATAACCATTATTTTTCATAAAGAGAATTTGACCTTCAGTCATGATGTAGCACAATCGGCAATAAATAAACTCATGTTTCAGATGCTTGCTGCATTTGCAGAGTTTGAACGCTCCATGATCCGTGAGCGTCAAAAGGAAGGAATTGCAAAAGCCAAAGCGAAGGGCTTATATAAGGGAAGAAAGCGGAAGGTTGACTATGTTGAAATACGAAAAGCAATGGCTGAAGAAAATTCAACATTTAGAGGTGTTGCAGAAAAGTTTAAAGTAGGGATAGCAACAGTACAAAGAGCTTTAAAAGAAGAAACTAATAATCAATAA